A window of the Archocentrus centrarchus isolate MPI-CPG fArcCen1 chromosome 17, fArcCen1, whole genome shotgun sequence genome harbors these coding sequences:
- the LOC115795863 gene encoding tripartite motif-containing protein 16-like — MDRETFSCSACLDLLKDPVTIPCGHSYCMNCIKGFWDEEEEKKIYSYSQWRKNFKVRPVLEKNTMLADLVEELKKTGLQAAPADHCYAAPEDVACDVCTGSKMKAVKSCLVCFASYCEKHLQPHYDSPPFMKHKLVEPSKKLQENICSRHDEVMKMFCRTDQQSICYLCPVDEHKGHHTVSAAAERTERQRELEVSRLNIQQRIQDREKDVKLLQQEVEAINQSADKTVEHSEKIFTELIRVIQKRSSDVKQQIRSQQETEVSRVKELQEKLEQEITELKRKDAELKQLSHTEDHNQCLHNYPSLSALSESTHSSSINIRPLSYFEDVTAAVSELREKLQDILREERTNISLTVTEVDVLLSDPPEPKTRAEFLKYSREITLDPNTAHTYLLLSEGNRKVTSTKQQSYSDHPDRFTGWWQVLSRESLTGRCYWEVERRGGGVIVAVAYKNISRAETECWFGHNDKSWALDCSQNNYTFWYNKIQTPVSGPRSSRVGVYLDHRAGILSFYSISETMTLLHRVQTTFTQPLYAGLWLCYSYGDSAEFIKLK; from the coding sequence ATGGACCGAGAAACCTTctcttgttcagcctgtttggatctactgaaggatccggtgactattccctgtggacacagctactgcatgaactgtattaaaggcttctgggatgaagaggaggagaagaagatcTACAGCTACTCTCAATGGAGGAAGAATTTCAAAGTGAGACCTGTCCTGGAGAAAAACACCATGTTAGCAGATTtagtggaggagctgaagaagactggactccaagctgctcctgctgatcactgctatgctgcacctgaagatgtggcctgtgatgtctgcactgggagTAAAATGAAGGCAGTGAAGTCCTGTTTGGTGTGTTTTGCATCTTACTGTGAGAAACACCTTCAGCCTCATTATGATTCGCCTCCATTCATGAAACACAAGCTGGTGGAGCCCTCcaagaagctccaggagaacatctgctctcgtcatgatgaggtgatgaagatgttctgccgtactgatcagcagagtatctgttatctctgcCCTGTGGATGAACATAAAGGCCACCACACagtctcagctgcagcagaaaggactgagaggcagagagagctcGAGGTGAGTcgactaaacatccagcagagaatccaggacagagagaaagatgtgaagctgcttcaacaggaggtggaggccatcaatCAGTCTGCTGATAAAACAGTGGAGCACAGTGAGAagatcttcactgagctgatccgtgtgatccagaaaagaagctctgatgtgaagcagcagatcagatcccagcaggaaactgaagtgagtcgagtcaaagagcttcaggagaagctggagcaggagatcactgagctgaagaggaaagatgctgagctgaagcagctctcacacacagaggatcacaacCAGTGTCTACACAactacccctcactgtcagcactcagtgagtctacacactcatccagcatcaatatCCGTCCTCTGAGCtactttgaggatgtgacagcagctgtgtcagagctcagagagaaactacaggacatcctgagagaggaacggacaaacatctcactgacagtcactgaagtggatgttttactgtcagatccaccagagccaaagaccagagctgaattcttaaaatattcacgtgaaatcacactggatccaaacacagcacacacataTCTCTTACTATCAGAGGGGAACAGAAAAGTAACATCAACAAAACAACAGTCTTattctgatcatccagacagattcactGGATGGTGGCAGGTCCTGAgcagagagagtctgactggacgttgttactgggaggtggagaggagaggaggaggagttatTGTAGCAGTTGCATACAAGAATATCAGCAGAGCAGAGACTGAATGTTGGTTTGGACATAATGACAAATCTTGGGCATTAGACTGTTCCCaaaataattacacattttGGTATAATAAAATCCAAACTCCTGTCTCAGGTCCTCGGTcctccagagtaggagtgtacctggatcacagagcaggtattctgtccttctacagcatctctgaaaccatgactctgctccacagagtccagaccacattcactcagccgctCTATGCTGGACTTTGGCTTTGTTATTCTTATGGAGACTCTGCTGAGTTCATTAAACTGAAATAG